In Candidatus Nitrospira nitrosa, the genomic stretch GGTACGAATGCTGATACCCGATAATCATCTCGAAGGCTCCTCTCTTGAAGAGTAGAGTCGTTGCTAACGCGACGGGCTCATCCACTTTAACCGAGGAGGTTGCGATGATGTGTTATGCGGGCATTGATCTCCATGCCACGAATAGTGTGCTGGTCGTGATTGATGAAGCGGATCGAGTGCTGTATCAGAAACGCCTCCGCAATGACCTGGCCGTGATCTTCACGGCCTTAACACCGTATCAGACCACGCTGCAGGGCGTGGTCGTTGAGTCCACCTATAATTGGTACTGGTTAGTCGACGGGCTCATGGAAGCAGGGTACCGGGTCCACCTCGCTCATGCACCAGCCCTGCCGCAGTATAGTGGGCTCAAGCATGTTGACGATCAACACGATGCGCAGTGGTTAGCCCATTTACTCCGGCTAGGTTTGCTCCCTACCGGGTACATTTACCCCAAAGCGGAACGGGCCGTGCGGGACTTGTTGCGGAAGCGCAGTCAGTTGGTTCGGCACAAGACCATGGTCGTGCTGAGCCTACAAAGCCTGCTGACACGACTGACTGGCAATCGGCTCTCCCTCCCTCGGCTTCGACAGCTCACCCCAGAGGGCATTCAGGCACTTGTGCCATTTCCCGAACATGTGCAATCGGTCAGCAGTTCGTTGGCTGTGCTGCAATGTCTGGAGCACGAGATTCACACGATTGAGGGCACGGTTCGGGAAGCGGGGCGGACTCAGCCGGGCTATGTGCTCTTACAGACCGTCCCCGGAATCGGGCCGATCTTGGCGGGCACCATTCTCCTGGAAGCCGGTGACCTGCGGCGGTTTGCGACCGTGGGACACTTCGCCTCCTACTGTCGCTGTGTCGGCAGCGAACATGTGAGTAACGGCAAACGCAAAGGGGCTGGCAACACGAAGAACGGCAACAAGTATTTAAGCTGGGCGTTCATCGAGGCGGCGCACTTCGCCATTCGCTATGAGGCCGTGATTCGCACGTATTATCAGCGCAAGCAGGCACGGACGCATCCCCTTGTGGCGCTGAAGGCCGTGGCCCATAAATTGGCGCGGGCCTGCTATCACATGCTCCGTGCGCAGGTGCCATTCGATCTGTCCCGCGCTTTTGGCTAGGCGCGGCAGAGCTGGGGGGAGC encodes the following:
- a CDS encoding IS110 family RNA-guided transposase yields the protein MMCYAGIDLHATNSVLVVIDEADRVLYQKRLRNDLAVIFTALTPYQTTLQGVVVESTYNWYWLVDGLMEAGYRVHLAHAPALPQYSGLKHVDDQHDAQWLAHLLRLGLLPTGYIYPKAERAVRDLLRKRSQLVRHKTMVVLSLQSLLTRLTGNRLSLPRLRQLTPEGIQALVPFPEHVQSVSSSLAVLQCLEHEIHTIEGTVREAGRTQPGYVLLQTVPGIGPILAGTILLEAGDLRRFATVGHFASYCRCVGSEHVSNGKRKGAGNTKNGNKYLSWAFIEAAHFAIRYEAVIRTYYQRKQARTHPLVALKAVAHKLARACYHMLRAQVPFDLSRAFG